The DNA segment AATGGAGGTGAATTAACTTTTGTTTGTGGTACTCACACCATTGGATAAAtacatttgaacattttaaatagtcCAACAGCATCATCTTTCTATAAACAGTGTCCAGGTCACTCACTGTTGTGCTATGAGCAATTAATGTCCATTCACCCTTTACTATGAACCAAGACTTTAAAGTTGCCTTGAGATTGTTTACAGGTCTTAGGGAGTGCTACCACCTATGTGATagttgatgaaagccttttgtggctccagagaGAGCTGCGTGAAGTCTAATAAATTGCCTTAAGTGATGTCTCTTAATTCAGTGTCGGTTGGTGCTGAAGACCacaagtttgaaaataaaagaaatctgtGGGTGTCGAGTTAGAAGGAAGTGAGGTTACCAGACCGCTGTAGCCCGCTCCCCATCTCTGCTTGAGGCTCAAGGCTACACTTGTCATGACACACCTGAATATCAGACCAATCTGTTGGTGGTttagttgcattatgggtaatGTAGACACCAAGGTTTGACATGAAAGAAGTATGCGTGGatccttttagaaaaaaaaaaaaactatctattGTGAGTCCGCCAATGTTATGGCGCAATGCTAAATTGGTGGAGGGCTCTTTTAACACAAGCCCATACCGCATGTCTTGGCCTCAAGATTAGATACTTTACTCTGGACCTCTCTATAGGCCCCAATCATTTCACTTGATGCTTAAACTATGCATACCTCAAACACACTTTCTTTTAGATAAATAACCACAAACAAATGCACCCACAGGAAAACTTGGGTTCTTCAGAGGCAGTTGATACTTCAGCTTGGAGGACAATAGGTTCAGAAGCCAAGCTAAACCTCAAGTAAAATAATGGAGTGTCTTAGATCTGACTGAATGATTATGAGCGACTTTGTGTGGCAGCTTGTTTGCATGGCGTTATggggcaacctctagctcacccaatAAGAGTGTGTGCCCCATTTAGCCCGAGTCCTTGGCAGCAGTCCGGGTTGGAATCTGACCTATAATCCTTTGCAGCATGAagtcccccatctctctcccttttcctgtCTTTAAGCTATCCTGTCAATTATACGCCATAAAAAGCCgcaaaaaatgtttgcatggCCTTGTCATGCTGCCCTAGCTTGGTAGGATACCTATTGAGGTCTTGGACCCTTATTTTTGCTATGCCTGAAAATACTGTTACCAAGTTTACCTGCTATAAACAGGCTACCTCAAACGGACTAAGACATAATACACCAATACTGCTTGAGCAAAGACTGGAAATTTTTATGTACTGCAAGTGTGTTTTGACATGGACTTAAATTGTGAGATGTCCAGAACTTGAACTAAATTTCGTTGATACACTTTTTCCCTTATTTATAAATGGGGTTCTGTCTCCTATTGAGGAAATCAAATACAGTCCAAAACAATGCTAGCGAGTTGAAAGGTGGCTCATACAGTGAATTTGAGTGCCTGCAGCCTGACCAAAGCAAAGGCATGATATCAAAAAGAATGATAAAAGATAgcatcattattatttattcagaaTGATTAATGCCTTGACATCTCTCCTGTAAGTGAGAGTGGTTTGTattatatgtttgtttgttacatAAGGAAATCTTCAAATAAAATGAGATTAGAAGTGAATCTGTCTACTTGGTGGTGAAGTGATTTTACTGTccgaataaaaaaacaagaaggttGTATTTGCAGTCAGCCATGTTTTTATTAACATTCCAAGTTAAATTAATAACGCACCCtcactttcattcatttctgCCGCTCACAGAGCACACAATAAGATACTGTGCAGACAAGCAAACACGACAAGATGTCTTAGATTCATTATTCAGAAAAATTTGTCTCATTCAggccacattttaaaacatagtatgaaaagaaaatgtgtttgtgtgtaacgGCCTGCCTTGGGCTAAATACTAGTAGTGTGCTTCCActgttagacacacacacacacacacacacacacacacacacacacacacacacacacacacacacacacacacacacacacacacacacacacacacacacacacacacacacacacacacacacacacacacacacacacacacacacacacacacacacacacacatataacagTTTCTCTGTAGTCACACACAAGCCCAGCAGCCATAATGTCCTTCAAAGGGTCTGATATCTTCAAATGAGTTGTGAGGGAAGTGATTGATTTCTTTTGTTAAGATTTTGAACTTTGGCCAAGGTTGAGGTTCAAAGGTCAGCCATGGGTCCGCTTACGAGGCTGCTTTTGTCGTCGTGGTTTCAAGATGACGTAGCGCCTATAGGTGGTGTGATGGTCTGATAGAAATGGGATGTAGAGCGCTCTGAAGAGAGGAGATGACCTAATAGAGAAAAGgttggtttttttaaaaacattgggTTTTTTTAGTCTTTGTACCTGAAAAAACGATGAGTTTCAGTTTTGTCAATGTGCTTCACACTGAAGTTCAaccaaatgttttaaatgtcaaGATAACACTTCTTGTTTTTTCTAGTCTCTATGTTGGgactttacttatttttgtaACTATTACTGATCTTCTGAAGATTCGGGAGACattctttaaaatatttcaGAGAAAATAACGTATTTGAGAAAATACCTTGAGGCTTGAAGGAAACGCTTATAGGCTATGATGTTCCACTCCTCTTTGTTAGCGGAATAACGTGGCTCCAGTGGCGTTTCTTCATCTGTGTCCAGATCTACTACGTAGTGGCACTGCCGTAAATCCACCTGCCCAGAGTAAAAATGTCACAATCAAAATGCAACTACTATTAAGTACAGTTTCCATGTGTCAACACATGTGCGCGTGTCTGAGTGACTTACATATCTGGTTGGCTCCTCCAGATTCTGGTCATTCATATTAGCTGGGATGCTCTGAGTGGCCAGAGGACCAGAGGCGAATGGCTGAGGCAGCTGCCCTTTAAACTCTGACTGAATGAAGTGCAGTTGCCAGCTGGAGATAAGGAAGAGAAACTATCAGCAAATGAGTGTAAAAGTTGCATCTGGAAGTGACAAAATATACATTTGATACTTTATTAGACGTTGAAAACCTGGATACTGACTTGTGCGGTAGCAGGAAGCTGCTTGGGAAGCGGTACCACTCtttgcccacacacacattaacaggTCTGCCTTCAGGGACTGAGTGAAGACTCGGATCCTTGGCGATGCGATGGAACTCTGGGTACAGGTCCAGAGGGGCATGGTAGCCTGTAGACAGGGGGAAAAATCTAATTGCATCTATCTTGAACAGTTGCTTTTGTTGCCTGACACAGGTTCTTAGGACAATAGTGTCTGTGCGTACACACACCTCGGAAGAGGGCGACAGAGCGAGACAGTGACAGCACTGAGAAGACCACGACTGCGCTTAGGGCCAACCAGTTGGACGAGACTGTGTAGTGCTCAAGTCGGTACCGCTGGAACAGGAAGTGGTAGCATTTCTGCAAGAAATTAATACAATCTGTAAAGGGGTCATTTGTTACAGATTCTAAAAGCAAATAAAGCCAACTAACACAGACTACATTTGCTAATATTTGAAAATGGTAACACACCTGTAGAGAGGAGAGGGCTACTGCCCCACTGAGGCAGATGAGAGGGTAGATGGGAAATAGAAAACGTTCTTCTTTATGAGGTCTGGTGAAGAAAACCAACATCCACAGATACATGGGAGACAGAGTCAGCCAGTATGGACGGCCCAGGTTCTGTACTGCAGAAAACAGGTGTGTACAAGTACATTAAATCACAAGGAGAgctgctgtaaaaaaacaacaacatcactgCAAAAATAAACTCCTTACATGTGTTAAATTAGATTAATTCTTGTTTGGCCGCAACCTTATGATGcaagatatatatacatatacagtacctaTACTGAGCGATGACAACATTAAGTCAGTTTTTGTGCTGGTGTATGAAACACATACAGAGTCCTCACCATTGAACCTGTGTAACAGTGTCTCCATGAGAACAGTGAGTGGCAGAGAAAACAGTGCCAGAACAAACACCAGGTTGAAGTTCAGGATCCCATTTGCAAAGTAGAAATGCCACGGCTCTGTGCCTGaatttaaacaacacaaaatatgcAAAACATTACAGCTCATGTATAGAAAGACAACAAGTAGTTATCTTACATGAAGGGAAATTTCACAGAGGGGATGGCCAAATAATTACTTaatatgtgtgttgtatgttgttattggtatgcatttgtgtgcatcTTTTGTCCGCGTCTGGCTCTGACCTGATTCAggttggtgtgtgggtgggtaaGGGATTCGAGGGTCATTGACATACTGTTGCAAAACTATGCCTTGTTTACCATTGCCTGTTTCTGCTGTATGTCATTATTGTGGAATTGAAAATGGAAATGCCAAAAGATAAAAATTTAATAATGATGGTAAAGAGACACAAGCCCAAAGGTATTAAAGATTTTGCGGCACTGTCTGTGACTTAAGCCTACAGCTGTTTGAAACCAATTGGAACACTTCCAAAGGGTTAGATATGGTAGTGTTGATGATGGTATGCCCTCTTGAGTCAACTTAAAacagtgcagctttaaattgttcatgttttaatttaagatcAATTTGCTTCATACTGTCACTAAATAATATACCATCAGCCTACAAATCACTATAATAAATACCCTAAACATGCATAATCACTTCCAGAATTGTACAGGATATGATTTGTAATGGGGTATTTAACTTAACATGCCAAATCCACTGATAAAATGTCACTAACCTATTGTTTTCTTTGATTTGAGATTGTTCTGTATTTGGCTGTTGGCTTTAATAAAACCTCATACAACACAATGCAGTTTAATCATGCAGCCTCTTTGTTCTGCAGTTGATGTAACATTACAGATAGACTCCAAAGAGAGTGCCCTGTAGTAGACAAttgtattcatgttaaaaaaagtatacACTATGAAAAGTACTTCAAgacaaaaaagaccaaaaaataaaaattgacgGAGTATGTGTTTCCCGGTGGGGGGAGGACAGAATTCTATTTTTGCCAACATGATATAAAATTATACATTAATGATGAGTGCTCTTATATATTACCATACAGATCAGGTCCATGTGGCGTGAAGACGTTATACAGCAGAATATTAAGTGGAGCAATGACCAGTTTGCCATAAAAGAAAGAGTCTACTGCCATGAGGGGTATctgagaaagaaacagaggggAAAGTGAAtagacacatttacattttgcttcagcaacataaaaataacattgCATGGGGTGGCTTGTGGCTCGGAGGTAGAGTGGTTGCCCCATAACCGGTTTAAGCGGTTCAATCCCAGACTCCTCCTTCAGCCATATGTGAAAGTGTCCCTCAGCAAGACACTAAACTCCAAGTTGCTCCCCAGACACTCTATGTATGTAGCTGTCTACTGCTCCTTATATACTAAGGGTGGGTTAGATTGCAGAAATAAAGTTCcactacattgtactgtgtgtCTTTGACAATTAAGAATAAAGTATGGTAAGACAGAAAAGAAGCGCTTCTTTTTGGTAGTTGAAAAAAGTCTAACAAGGTGCTCTTTGGTGCAGGGGTAATCCAATATTATCAGAACTGCATAAAAAAACCAAAGGCACTCTTGTTgaagaaaatatttcaaaaaggctTTATGGATGTGGCTAATACatagcaaaaaataaaaggtaCGCACCAACGCGTTGCAGCACACGGCCCTTCTTCAGGGTGAAGAataaagtttgtttttctgtttataaTTTGTGTTCTAGATATGTATTACTAAAAAACAAGGGAGATCCCATAATATCCCTGCAATATTGATTAACTCTCCCACAGAAGATCTGTGGAAACACAGATCCGCAACTGTAAAACCCTATTTGTTTTCCATGCATCTATAAAACATATTCTCACCAGCAGCAGAAGCAGAGCAACAGCTGACCAGGTGATAAAACTTTTCCACTGCTTTTTTAACACCAGTAAGTCGAAGGCAATTGGAAtcctgaaaataaaacaaatctgtgAATTTGCAAAGCTGTATTAAGAATAATCCAGTTTCACAAGTCTGTGTTGCCCCAAAATATGACCTTACCCAATCAGAGCAGAGAACGGCCATCCAACGATGGCACCGGCAGCCACACCAATGATGGCTAACGGTGTTGAGTCCTGAAACCACCCAGTCATGGCAACCAGCGTTGTGTACATACAGAAAGAGGAAGGCAGGAATGCTGAGGAGCATGAACAaacaaatatcacaaaaaagTATACAGCTGTCTACTGCTCCTTATATACTAAGGGTGGGTTAGATTGCAGAAATAAAGTTCcactacattgtactgtgtgtCTTTGACAATTAAGAATAAAGTATGGTAAGACAGAAAAGAAGCGCTTCTTTTTGGTAGTCTAACAAGGTGCTTTTGGGTGCAGGGGTAATCCAATATTATCAGAACAGCATAAAAAAACCAAAGGCACTCTTGTTgaagaaaatatttcaaaaaggctTTATGGATGTGGCTAATGcatagcaaaaaataaaaagtgagacAGGATGTGTGTCACGTTATATAAAATGTTCCTTCTAAAATGTATACTGCACCCTGTGCAAACTGCTGTACTGCTACATCTTTTTGATCAGTGTGCTAAATTAAGCAATAAAGAGGACAGAAAAATACGACTCTGTAATTAGTTATTCGAAAAAGTTGGATGGGTAAACCCCAAAGAGGGCTGGGATGGAGGCAGTTCAAAAAGGTGGACATGCAAAATATGTATTGGACCAAAGTCAGAAATGATGAAGGGGACGGAAATGGAATAACAAAGTGATTAAATCTGACCAACCTGCAGATGAGCAGAACATTCCCGTGCTCAGGACAAGGAATGCCAACATTAGACGGCCCACATGCAAACCAAACTTCTTACAAACTGCCCTgtgtcacacaaacaaacaaaccaaatggTTAACTTCCAAATCatatttacatatacagtatgtatatttatatacatactgATATATAGGTATACGGTATGTGTATCTATATATGgcaaaacatatataaacagcAATATTTGTAAGCAAAAGCGTTTAGGATTCCCACTTGCATTTAAGAGGATAGTAAACTCACTTGTAGAAATAGAGTTCACAGACACAGCAGGAGAATGCTAATACACACCGTACAAAGTAGAACACCAACACCTGCAACACAATCATAGCACAAGTTTTTTGGTGGCCCTTTGTAGGAACATAAAGCTGATCAGTTCTTCAAGAAACAGATGTGTTTAAATAATTGCCCACAGATTCTATGTTCCTATATATAGGACACTGTTGTCCTGCAGTTTAATGGTCccgtggcatgaaaatttcactttatgagttgtttcttaacattaatatgagttcccctagcctgcctttggtcccccagtggctagaaatggtgataggtggaatccgagccctgggtatcctgctctgcctttgagaaaatgaaagctcagatgggccgatctggaatctacCTGGAGGCTACCtccactttctctgctttgcctgcccagataatttggcccacccatgagagagatgtgagacatcatggctttcaaacagcAAAGTGTTGGtcaagcacccccccccccccccccccccctcccagatccagtattaggggaccactaaggtctatataaaagcatccaaagagcaccatgccatggaacctttaaggTAAACACAGCCATCCCATAACAGAAGAACAAAAGAGCTGCTGATAATGCTAAAGGTCGGctgaagtcatttaaaaatatcaactATCACAACAAACGTTGAAATGACAACAAGTTTGGAATATTTACGGTACCTTGTTTGTCTGTAGAACATGGGCGTGCAAACAAGCCGGAATAGCATGTAGCCATAAGTAAGCGTACGACCTGATGGCGTACAAAGGAGAATATTCCCATGTTTGCATTCCTGTGCCATACAGCAGGTAGTGCATCTGCCAAAACAGTCATCACAACAATTACAGATTAATagttagaaagaaagaaagaaagtagtaTCTTGCTGGAACAATAAAGAGATTCTGATCCATGAAAATCCGTGAAATGGTCACAAATAACAGCATATTGCACAGGCTTTCTGATAGTAGACAGTAGAACTTACAGGCTCCCAGTAGTTGAAGGTCTCATCGCAGTCTGAGATGTTGCTGAGCAAAGCTGCACAAAAACGTGCGGAAAGCAGGCATTTAAATGCAGTTGAACCTTCAGGAGCCCATACCTGGCCTGCACGACTTACTGacctatttaaaataaaaacacacacacacacacacacacaaatagatgCTAAATTGCTATATACCCTACAATAATATTTGCACTATTATTACAATCAATTTCAgcataaaaatgtatgaaacatcAAAAATGTACTACATTGTACTTAAATAGTACATTATGTCTGCTTGGTGCATATTTAACAGACAATTACCTAGCTTTAAAACAGTGTAATTAGCCATCTGAAGCAACCTAATGAACCTGTCTACTGGCCTTTGGTGCTTAATGTGTTTTAACAGGCTTAACTGATTGATGTGTCCAGTGCACCTGCTTTTTAATCCACAGTTATGGTAATCACATCAGAGCTGGCTAATTAATTTGCCCTTAATTACAAAAATGAAGTCTTTGGTGGAACACAAATTAAATATCAGCTCACAACCGAGAAAAGAAACAACCCTGTTACTCGAAAGATAGAAAGATTTATCTTCTGcttcctgttattttttttttttacttgttttaaattatacctaaatgtgttatttaaatTTGGTTCTAAGGTAATTTGAATTTCATGTGTCTTGAGCATTTGTCCTAATTACCAATCAGTCTTGCACCTCACTTTTTCTGACCAACAATTATGATTACTGTGACTGTCATTGTTTCTAACATTATTATTCGTAGTAGTAGCAGCATCATTTTATTATTCCaatctttattgttattattttgaatatttttttcttttcttcttaccagttgttgtgtttctttttctgctcTATAGATAAATCATCATTATTACAGTATGCAAATATGCATTGATAGACAGTGCCTAgcctcaacacacacagcatgttgTCTATGCAAATCTAATGGTTTTCACATTAGTGTTTTAACAACCAACAGCACACTACATTGTATTTCACTGTGTACTGTTTGAATCCTAGAATCCCAAATCCACATCATTTGTAGTTTCTAGGGGTGATTTAAATGAGCTGATTGCTTAaggttttgtatgttttttattgtgtcaTATGCCTGCCCAGGGACTAGGGACGGAGACTAGCAATTTGCTACAACCTTGCACACTACAtctattaatgtgtttttgtgcactGTCCCAGTTCAAATGAATAAATCACAATTACAATCAAATAACAGATGAATACCATTAAAAAATCAGTTATTTACTTCTGTTATATGGTGTTTAAGGTAACAGTTATAACCGACATTTGCAATGGCAGTGTTTCCTCTTGTTCATACTGTTGAGTTATACAAGTTATAAAGAATGATGTAATAATGTATGTATCATAAAGCCAGGTTTGAGAAATATGCATATGTCTGTGAGGAGGTCAAAATGGCCATTTGTTCCTCACCTTCCCCCTCTAttttctctgactgtaaagaattgatctggtcaagtctggcatttaacatNNNNNNNNNNAGCTTCCTGCTACAACACCAGGAGGGGGCctgctgtctcctgtcccctagTCTGGGctaagacaatacaatgttgactATGTTAGActttcacatttacacgacaGACCCTTTGTTGTGATTTAGGAATTTTCAGGACTGGTTTAACTTGACTCCATCATGGGGGAAGCATGGATCCaatccgctgtcagctgcagtgttattatgtTTNNNNNNNNNNtctgattgtctttgtcttatcatcctcatcattctcttgcattaaaccttttcttaattctcaaNNNNNNNNNNCCCACAGCCTCCTTCCTCAGAGATCCGATCGAATGCGACGTTAGTTATGAATTTCTAACAATAGGCTACCCATCATCAAATTAGTGGGCTTAGGTGCAGCTTAGCATTGATCCTCGCGTTACACTCGTTACGTTTTATTATGACACgtcattttacaaaatacattttagaataTTTCAAATGACTTTGGCAAAGTATCAACAACAGAAACCGTTGAGTTAAAGAAAACCCCTTTGTG comes from the Etheostoma spectabile isolate EspeVRDwgs_2016 chromosome 13, UIUC_Espe_1.0, whole genome shotgun sequence genome and includes:
- the alg9 gene encoding alpha-1,2-mannosyltransferase ALG9, which codes for MAAKALRQRTRRGSRQDANNVNVPTEVRPPKEEKVGDDSKNTETRPESVSRAGQVWAPEGSTAFKCLLSARFCAALLSNISDCDETFNYWEPMHYLLYGTGMQTWEYSPLYAIRSYAYLWLHAIPACLHAHVLQTNKVLVFYFVRCVLAFSCCVCELYFYKAVCKKFGLHVGRLMLAFLVLSTGMFCSSAAFLPSSFCMYTTLVAMTGWFQDSTPLAIIGVAAGAIVGWPFSALIGIPIAFDLLVLKKQWKSFITWSAVALLLLLIPLMAVDSFFYGKLVIAPLNILLYNVFTPHGPDLYGTEPWHFYFANGILNFNLVFVLALFSLPLTVLMETLLHRFNVQNLGRPYWLTLSPMYLWMLVFFTRPHKEERFLFPIYPLICLSGAVALSSLQKCYHFLFQRYRLEHYTVSSNWLALSAVVVFSVLSLSRSVALFRGYHAPLDLYPEFHRIAKDPSLHSVPEGRPVNVCVGKEWYRFPSSFLLPHNWQLHFIQSEFKGQLPQPFASGPLATQSIPANMNDQNLEEPTRYVDLRQCHYVVDLDTDEETPLEPRYSANKEEWNIIAYKRFLQASRSSPLFRALYIPFLSDHHTTYRRYVILKPRRQKQPRKRTHG